In Streptomyces seoulensis, the following are encoded in one genomic region:
- a CDS encoding NlpC/P60 family protein: MAPESHEEVRQRIDSLYARAETATGNYNATRAMAAATRRRGVPLAKRSGSRPDPALDAVTRQWFDAARAKAGPTVAAALPADRMPDNGPAVERTWTAAELGLPSLEPETPALPAGPSQRPVAELTAGTPAAPALEAAGTVAALPPAAPVAALPAPPSAPQPNLPALPAGGPDLTGAPAPAPTGGTPGALPGRPAGPSRRSPADLKAGNRRKLASAKDLLSRHSWNAAPAQAWGAQTAAPGIASSGAAQTPAAPTGQWAVPASVTDTGPLTYPMPGALGDTGSLPYPIPGPLSDTGGLSYLAPAPQTDTGTLPAVDTSAFAPGYGTGSFPAAAAPAPTYDTGSFPAVPPVAEAVPVPTYGTGSFPGVPPVAEAAPAPAYGTGVFPAAPAFQPAPSAPAPAPAPAPAFSSAPPATQAAPAPAFEPAPPATAAPAPAPAPAFQPAPPTPPAPATQTGTFSTTPLAPRPATESAHVVRAAKAIAFAAAQVGKPCVWGATGPDSFDCSSLTQGAWRTAGVELPRAAHEQASAGTEVALAAALPGDLVLFFEDERHVGLYVGNGTMIHAPGPGATIREESVYGAGEAAIHRVIRPA, from the coding sequence ATGGCGCCGGAGAGTCACGAAGAGGTTCGGCAGCGGATCGACTCCCTCTACGCACGGGCCGAGACCGCGACGGGCAACTACAACGCCACCCGCGCGATGGCGGCCGCCACCCGCAGGCGGGGTGTCCCGCTGGCCAAGCGGTCCGGCAGCCGTCCGGACCCGGCGCTCGACGCCGTGACCCGCCAGTGGTTCGACGCGGCCCGCGCCAAGGCGGGACCGACCGTGGCCGCCGCGCTCCCGGCCGACCGAATGCCCGACAACGGCCCTGCCGTGGAACGCACTTGGACCGCCGCCGAGCTGGGCCTGCCCAGCCTCGAACCGGAGACGCCCGCGCTGCCCGCGGGCCCCTCGCAGCGTCCGGTGGCCGAGCTGACCGCTGGCACGCCGGCCGCCCCGGCACTGGAGGCGGCGGGTACGGTGGCCGCGCTTCCGCCGGCCGCACCGGTGGCGGCACTGCCGGCTCCGCCGAGCGCGCCCCAGCCGAATCTCCCCGCCCTGCCGGCCGGTGGGCCGGACCTCACGGGCGCGCCCGCGCCGGCACCGACCGGTGGCACCCCCGGAGCGTTGCCGGGCCGGCCCGCCGGGCCGAGCCGTCGCTCCCCCGCCGACCTCAAGGCGGGCAACCGCCGCAAGCTCGCCTCCGCCAAGGACCTGCTGTCCCGTCACTCCTGGAACGCCGCCCCGGCCCAGGCGTGGGGCGCACAGACTGCCGCGCCGGGGATCGCCAGCTCCGGCGCGGCGCAGACACCGGCCGCCCCGACGGGCCAGTGGGCGGTACCGGCCTCCGTCACGGACACCGGCCCGCTGACGTATCCGATGCCGGGCGCGCTGGGTGACACCGGCTCGCTGCCGTACCCGATCCCGGGCCCGCTGAGCGACACCGGCGGTCTGAGCTACCTGGCCCCGGCCCCGCAGACCGACACGGGCACGCTGCCGGCCGTGGACACCAGCGCGTTCGCGCCCGGCTACGGCACCGGTTCGTTCCCGGCGGCGGCCGCACCGGCGCCGACGTACGACACGGGGTCGTTCCCCGCTGTACCTCCGGTGGCCGAGGCGGTCCCGGTGCCGACGTACGGGACGGGTTCGTTCCCGGGCGTACCTCCGGTGGCCGAGGCGGCCCCGGCCCCTGCGTACGGCACGGGTGTGTTCCCGGCGGCCCCCGCCTTCCAGCCCGCGCCCTCCGCACCGGCACCGGCACCCGCACCGGCACCCGCCTTCTCCTCCGCGCCGCCTGCGACCCAGGCAGCCCCGGCCCCCGCCTTCGAGCCCGCGCCCCCTGCGACCGCCGCGCCCGCCCCGGCACCGGCGCCCGCCTTCCAGCCCGCACCGCCAACGCCCCCCGCCCCCGCCACACAGACCGGCACCTTCTCCACCACCCCCCTGGCCCCCCGCCCCGCCACCGAGTCCGCCCACGTCGTCCGCGCCGCGAAGGCCATCGCGTTCGCCGCCGCTCAGGTCGGCAAGCCGTGCGTCTGGGGGGCCACCGGGCCCGACTCGTTCGACTGCTCCAGCCTCACGCAGGGCGCCTGGCGCACGGCCGGGGTCGAGCTGCCGAGGGCCGCGCACGAGCAGGCGTCGGCCGGTACCGAGGTGGCACTCGCCGCCGCGCTCCCCGGTGACCTCGTGCTCTTCTTCGAGGATGAGCGGCATGTGGGCCTGTACGTCGGCAACGGCACGATGATCCACGCGCCGGGTCCGGGCGCGACCATCCGCGAGGAGTCGGTGTACGGCGCCGGAGAGGCCGCGATCCACCGGGTCATCAGGCCCGCCTGA
- a CDS encoding DUF1996 domain-containing protein — MLGGGGLVAANVYASASEGGWSGQGSGDAAGASLRSAGMATIDCPDVGARLTDVPEAARGDVDRELAQLDQQIAEAYQRLQQSADALRQDPQAADNSVMNPLKDKRTATLGRIADAIGRAGNRPDQLDALAPCTLRPAEAAPGGESAAPSQSGGGQDQGGQGQNGGTGQGGNGPVAADYADINSVQPNAPKAPPGGTFRTECGVNENGLFNSDNVIVAPGVSNGAHHFHDYVGNQSNTAFASDQDLADARTSCADQGDRSTYYWPVLRLQNGKQERDAGAPGGGTEGNAGQIVTPKEVTLTFVGSPSGKVTEMPRLLRIITGDAKAFVNGPANANASWSCTGFEDRQLKDKYPLCPSGSDVVRSFHFQSCWDGRNADSANHRTHVAFADAQGNCPEGFKAIPQLVQRIVYDVDAPSLGDGGKGTPLFAVDSFPEQQHKPVTDHGDFINVFDEGLMRTMVDCINSGRDCGPGDDGKGDGGGDDDNGNGGTAQPSEQPGGGQNTAEPSATAEPEKPVESQPEKSEQPGKSEQPGKPEQSARPADTAPAGQPAQSDPADAPRVDATTAPANTTKNQGGTAQRDESSAPATAAAPQVSESAPAQAAAVTTPPPANLEPQAVGNGGLAETGANLWPAALGVLLAASGLVMLLRARRLRY, encoded by the coding sequence ATGCTCGGCGGCGGCGGCCTCGTCGCGGCGAACGTCTACGCGTCGGCCAGCGAAGGCGGCTGGAGCGGACAGGGCTCCGGCGACGCGGCCGGCGCGTCACTCAGGTCGGCCGGCATGGCCACCATCGACTGCCCCGACGTCGGCGCCCGGCTGACCGACGTACCGGAGGCGGCCCGGGGAGACGTCGACCGTGAACTGGCCCAGCTGGACCAGCAGATCGCGGAGGCGTACCAGCGGCTCCAGCAGTCGGCGGACGCGCTCCGGCAGGACCCCCAGGCCGCCGACAACTCGGTGATGAACCCGCTGAAGGACAAGCGGACCGCCACCCTGGGCCGTATCGCCGACGCCATCGGCCGGGCCGGCAACCGCCCCGACCAGCTCGACGCGCTCGCCCCCTGCACCCTGCGCCCCGCAGAGGCGGCGCCCGGCGGCGAGTCCGCCGCGCCCTCGCAGAGCGGCGGAGGCCAGGACCAGGGCGGCCAGGGCCAGAACGGCGGCACCGGCCAGGGCGGCAACGGACCCGTCGCCGCCGACTACGCGGACATCAACTCCGTACAGCCCAACGCCCCCAAGGCGCCCCCGGGCGGCACGTTCCGCACCGAGTGCGGGGTCAACGAGAACGGCCTGTTCAACTCGGACAACGTGATCGTGGCCCCCGGTGTCTCCAACGGCGCCCACCACTTCCACGACTACGTCGGCAACCAGTCCAACACCGCCTTCGCCAGCGACCAGGACCTCGCCGACGCCAGGACGAGCTGCGCCGACCAGGGCGACAGGTCCACCTACTACTGGCCGGTGCTGCGTCTGCAGAACGGCAAGCAGGAGCGGGACGCCGGGGCGCCGGGCGGTGGCACGGAGGGGAACGCGGGCCAGATCGTCACGCCCAAGGAGGTGACCCTGACCTTCGTCGGCAGCCCGAGCGGCAAGGTCACCGAGATGCCCCGGCTGCTGCGCATCATCACCGGTGACGCCAAGGCGTTCGTCAACGGGCCGGCCAACGCCAACGCCTCGTGGAGCTGCACCGGGTTCGAGGACCGGCAGCTCAAGGACAAGTACCCGCTGTGCCCGTCGGGCAGCGACGTGGTGCGCAGTTTCCACTTCCAGAGCTGCTGGGACGGCCGTAACGCCGACAGCGCCAACCACCGCACCCACGTGGCCTTCGCCGACGCCCAGGGCAACTGCCCCGAGGGGTTCAAGGCCATCCCGCAGCTCGTCCAGCGGATCGTCTACGACGTGGACGCGCCGAGTCTGGGCGACGGCGGGAAGGGCACCCCGCTGTTCGCGGTCGACTCCTTCCCGGAGCAGCAGCACAAGCCGGTCACCGACCACGGCGACTTCATCAACGTCTTCGACGAGGGCCTGATGCGCACCATGGTCGACTGCATCAACTCCGGCCGTGACTGCGGCCCCGGCGACGACGGCAAGGGCGACGGCGGGGGCGACGACGACAACGGCAACGGCGGGACGGCCCAGCCCAGCGAGCAGCCCGGCGGCGGACAGAACACCGCCGAGCCGAGCGCGACCGCCGAGCCGGAGAAGCCCGTCGAATCCCAGCCGGAGAAGTCGGAGCAGCCGGGCAAGTCGGAGCAGCCCGGCAAGCCCGAGCAGTCGGCCCGGCCCGCCGACACCGCCCCGGCCGGGCAGCCCGCGCAGTCCGACCCCGCCGACGCGCCTCGCGTCGACGCCACGACCGCGCCCGCCAACACCACCAAGAACCAGGGCGGAACCGCCCAGCGCGACGAGTCCAGCGCCCCGGCCACCGCCGCCGCGCCCCAGGTCTCCGAGTCCGCCCCGGCGCAGGCCGCCGCCGTCACCACGCCGCCGCCCGCGAACCTGGAGCCGCAGGCCGTGGGCAACGGCGGCCTCGCCGAGACCGGCGCCAACCTGTGGCCCGCCGCCCTCGGCGTGCTGCTCGCCGCTTCCGGCCTGGTGATGCTGCTCCGCGCCCGGCGCCTGCGGTACTGA
- a CDS encoding class I SAM-dependent methyltransferase yields MAEEEQRAPAAVVFDTLGIAYEQAFATSGPHLASLSWLVDHLMPGSRVLDVGSGTGRPTAEALARAGHRVLGVDVSPVMVELAARQVPDAEFKVADIREVDLEEGSFEAVCVYFSLLQMSRDEQRDVLSALARALRPGGLAVLATVPVDVADAEVEFMGQPVRVSSFSPDDFAQLATDAGFSVLSEAHATFVPAHADAGPEPHLFLYCRRTAH; encoded by the coding sequence TTGGCAGAGGAAGAACAGCGGGCACCGGCGGCGGTGGTGTTCGACACCCTGGGCATCGCCTATGAACAGGCGTTCGCCACGTCGGGGCCGCATCTGGCCTCGCTGAGCTGGCTGGTGGACCATCTGATGCCGGGCAGCCGGGTGCTGGACGTGGGCAGCGGCACCGGCCGGCCCACCGCCGAGGCACTCGCGCGGGCCGGGCACCGGGTGCTGGGCGTCGACGTGTCGCCGGTGATGGTCGAGCTGGCCGCGCGCCAGGTGCCGGACGCCGAGTTCAAGGTGGCCGACATCCGTGAGGTCGACCTGGAGGAAGGGTCGTTCGAAGCGGTCTGCGTGTACTTCTCGCTGCTCCAGATGTCCCGCGACGAACAGCGGGACGTCCTGTCCGCGCTGGCGCGGGCGCTGCGGCCGGGCGGGCTCGCGGTGCTGGCCACGGTGCCGGTGGACGTGGCGGACGCGGAGGTCGAGTTCATGGGGCAGCCGGTACGGGTGAGCAGCTTCTCCCCGGACGACTTCGCCCAGCTCGCCACGGACGCGGGGTTCTCCGTGCTGTCCGAGGCGCACGCCACCTTCGTACCGGCCCACGCCGACGCCGGGCCGGAGCCGCATCTGTTCCTGTACTGCCGGCGTACGGCGCACTGA